The following proteins are co-located in the Camelina sativa cultivar DH55 chromosome 12, Cs, whole genome shotgun sequence genome:
- the LOC104732054 gene encoding uncharacterized protein LOC104732054, whose translation MDQDYRNSRTSVSHHHQMRMTVPPPPSPQPSRPVLAESDQTTSELRSLDCNLTSLCDHIQSEGFGSGAFSDVVVKAMGSSYHLHRLILSRSSYFRTMLQGPWKEASSPVVNLLVDDKNVNGDAISVALAYLYGYHPKLDDDNAFRVLAAASFLDLQDLCAICTDFIISELRTSNFLAYQVFAESQDYGIHGERVRNACWGYLCQSGAVELREMLPKLSAQTLCALLTSDELWVPSEEKRFELALYAFIANGALSNTEHSNQDSRFEKGTSFPIDSAISKGKNMMDDFSFGSLESKIGHLDIEDGLRDASDDVIVPVAEGVVDFQRGVSGSNLVFQQSPSSQTSFGRTSTSVVDKTEGSGVAIEGPSEEAYHLGNDSWLSGADSRNSPTLGSSSDGFVVNDWGNCGVSALTWGGRVVGTRQGTGSVKGKCGFTEEEYGAFVNTFEGGSLLYCNMSFEILLNARKELEELGFPCKAVNDGLWLQMLLSQRVQEVAANTCKRCCLISVACACKQGFGVSHGAAFNNYYCQDNVQNNMMGDMENVYVTESSQGEGIGIFKPVRISVRGQHIDGLAGIGCEATFVPPPAWPPTPFVYSRVPISRNGQQPIASDGSEGRIDQSGEISKDGLTALVGLSQGTSGVGNNHRGGQTEGGCGSGSTVGMSEPKETSVGTEWENASCTISLDTRTPLCHFPPFRFGVEFEDVHRLANGHVEHSPEFFYAGSLWKISIQAFNDEDPQGRRTIGLFLHRRKAEILDSVRKVHVYIDPRDKVTARYQLICPSKREVMLFGSFKQRGTLLPKAPKGWGWRTALLFDELSELLQNGALRVAAVVQLV comes from the exons ATGGACCAAGACTATCGAAACTCTAGAACGTCGGTGTCGCATCATCATCAAATGAGGATGACGGTTCCACCACCACCGTCTCCTCAACCATCGCGACCGGTTCTTGCTGAAAGTGATCAGACTACATCGGAGCTTCGTTCTCTCGATTGTAATCTTACTTCCTTATGCGATCATATTCAATCCGAAGGTTTCGGGTCCGGTGCGTTTTCCGATGTTGTTGTTAAAGCTATGGGATCCAGCTACCATCTCCATCGGCTTATTCTATCTCGCAGCTCTTACTTCAG GACTATGCTCCAAGGTCCATGGAAAGAAGCAAGCTCTCCGGTTGTTAACTTACTTGTGGatgataaaaatgttaatggAGATGCAATTTCTGTTGCTTTGGCTTATCTATATGGGTATCATCCTAAGCTTGATGATGATAACGCCTTTCGCGTTTTAGCTGCAGCTTCTTTTCTTGATCTTCAG GATTTGTGTGCAATATGCactgattttattatttctgAGCTGAGGACTTCAAACTTCCTGGCATATCAG GTGTTTGCTGAGAGCCAAGACTATGGCATACATGGAGAACGTGTAAGGAATGCTTGCTGGGGTTATCTCTGTCAAAGTGGTGCTGTGGAACTGAGAGAG ATGCTGCCAAAACTCTCTGCACAGACTTTATGTGCATTGCTGACATCTGATGAATTATGGGTCCCTAGTGAAGAAAAACG GTTTGAACTGGCACTGTATGCCTTCATTGCAAATGGTGCTCTTTCCAACACAGAACATTCCAATCAAGATTCCAGATTTGAGAAAGGGACTAGCTTTCCTATTGATTCTGCTATATCGAAGGGAAAAAATATGATGGATGATTTCTCCTTCGGGAGTTTGGAAAGTAAGATTGGTCATTTAGATATAGAAGACGGCCTAAGAGATGCTAGTGATGATGTGATTGTTCCAGTCGCAGAAGGTGTTGTTGATTTCCAAAGAGGTGTTTCTGGTTCAAACCTCGTCTTTCAGCAATCTCCTAGCTCACAAACAAGCTTTGGTCGTACTAGCACCAGTGTTGTTGATAAGACAGAAGGCAGTGGGGTGGCAATTGAAGGACCTTCTGAAGAAGCATACCATTTGGGTAATGATAGTTGGTTATCAGGAGCAGACTCTAGAAATTCTCCTACTTTAGGTTCTTCTTCTGATGGTTTTGTGGTCAATGACTGGGGAAACTGTGGTGTTTCTGCTCTAACATGGGGTGGACGGGTTGTGGGGACAAGGCAAGGTACAGGTTCTGTTAAAGGAAAATGTGGATTTACTGAGGAAGAATACGGTGCCTTTGTTAACACTTTTGAAGGTGGTTCGCTTTTGTATTGCAATATGTCTTTTGAAATACTACTGAACGCAAGAAAAGAACTTGAAGAGCTGGGTTTCCCTTGTAAAGCCGTGAATGATGGCCTCTGGTTGCAG ATGCTTCTCAGTCAGAGGGTGCAGGAAGTGGCTGCCAACACATGCAAAAGGTGTTGCCTTATCAGTGTTGCATGCGCGTGTAAACAGGGATTTGGGGTTTCACATGGTGCAGCCTTTAACAACTATTATTGCCAAGACAATGTGCAGAACAATATGATGGGAGACATGGAAAACGTGTATGTGACGGAATCTTCTCAAGGCGAAGGAATAGGTATCTTTAAGCCTGTCAGGATCAGTGTCAGAGGACAACACATCGATGGACTTGCAGGCATTGGCTGCGAAGCTACATTTGTGCCACCACCTGCTTGGCCTCCTACACCTTTTGTGTATTCTCGTGTCCCCATTAGCAGAAATGGTCAGCAACCTATTGCTAGTGATGGTTCTGAAGGTAGGATTGATCAGAGTGGGGAAATTTCTAAAGATG GTTTGACAGCTCTTGTTGGGCTGAGCCAAGGGACAAGCGGTGTTGGTAATAATCATCGTGGTGGTCAAACGGAGGGAGGGTGTGGCAGTGGAAGTACTGTTGGAATGTCAGAACCAAAGGAAACTTCAGTAGGGACTGAGTGGGAGAACGCAAGTTGTACCATATCACTTGATACAAGGACACCTTTGTGTCACTTTCCTCCCTTTCGTTTTGG AGTTGAATTTGAAGATGTCCATAGACTCGCTAATGGTCATGTTGAGCATTCTCCTGAATTCTTCTATGCTGGTTCTCTGTGGAAG ATTAGCATTCAGGCGTTCAATGATGAAGACCCTCAAGGACGTCGAACTATTG GATTGTTTCTTCACCGTCGCAAAGCAGAGATACTGGATTCAGTAAGGAAG GTTCATGTTTACATAGATCCTCGTGACAAAGTGACTGCACGTTACCAg CTGATATGCCCGTCAAAAAGAGAAGTGATGTTGTTTGGGAGCTTTAAACAGAGAGGAACTCTTCTGCCTAAAGCTCCCAAAGGGTGGGGTTGGCGTACCGCACTGCTCTTCGATGAGCTCTCTGAACTTCTCCAGAACGGTGCTCTGAGAGTCGCTGCCGTGGTTCAGCTCGTTTAG
- the LOC104733613 gene encoding terpenoid synthase 1-like — MYRWDPDYVENLPDYMKIVFKFAWNTFKECETAGRLDEGFSYNVEGALKEFKIYLRSLFSFTNWENGDVVPTFDEFLEIGGVEVTMYISIASSFMGLDKISREQGYEWLKSRPKFVEAQAKKARLMNDMAGFESDMSRGYDVNAIMYYMKQHKVTEEETFTKLQEMVSDLDKTVNDEILKTTKSVPRQALKRAIIFGKILDFTYRSGEEYTHPEGRYKDHITSLFVKLISI, encoded by the exons ATGTACAGATGGGATCCAGATTATGTAGAAAATTTACCAGATTATATGAAAATCGTCTTCAAGTTTGCTTGGAATACTTTCAAAGAGTGTGAAACTGCAGGCAGGTTGGACGAGGGATTTTCATATAATGTGGAAGGTGCACTCAAAGAG TTCAAGATATACTTGAGATCCCTCTTTAGCTTTACCAACTGGGAAAATGGAGACGTAGTGCCTACATTTGATGAGTTCCTGGAGATTGGGGGAGTCGAAGTAACAATGTATATTAGTATAGCAAGCAGTTTTATGGGGTTGGATAAAATATCTAGGGAACAAGGTTATGAATGGCTAAAATCAAGACCAAAATTCGTTGAGGCTCAGGCTAAAAAGGCTCGTCTAATGAATGACATGGCCGGCTTTGAG AGTGACATGAGCAGAGGGTATGATGTTAATGCCATCATGTACTATATGAAGCAACACAAAGTCACCGAGGAGGAAACATTCACAAAGCTTCAGGAAATGGTTAGCGACTTGGATAAAACAGTTAACGATGAGATATTGAAGACAACAAAGAGTGTGCCACGACAAGCCCTTAAGCGGGCTATTATATTTGGAAAAATACTAGACTTTACTTATAGGTCTGGTGAAGAATACACTCATCCCGAAGGAAGATACAAGGATCATATCACATCTTTGTTTGTCAAGCTTATTAgcatttga
- the LOC104733614 gene encoding F-box/kelch-repeat protein At5g49000-like, with product MGMNPSVEQSMKGRSVMRGLTACHNKRTKKKKKKEKEVCGLWSLPDEVVVNCLAQLSRLDLAALAIASKSHRSLVVSSEVTKLRWQMGCVEQYVYVCLRIFPEPSPRWFILHPIQRWLKPIHMDFYDQAPKSGSAFVPMSYGIYIIGGLVDGKPTSEVSYFNCFKHKWYLMHPMKMARASPSASLMLTDSGGCKIYVFGGLADDVADSSNWAEVYDISTNTWDFLFVFTPKMPLNIQQSVLMNISKEEEEVYAVDEDGQNFSFSPSKCMFVARGNTDSMPGHIYRNDWCVIGKFLFCRSTRGRILWCLPYDLHWKEVKGLEQLRQWCSYITKLCTSPAGKIVIFSKPHPHSLELFSTEISISLGKGKRNRHEIWGKIEWSGAVFKLDPLTDSSYSFNVLYANYVHI from the coding sequence ATGGGAATGAATCCTTCCGTTGAACAGTCAATGAAAGGAAGAAGTGTGATGCGGGGATTGACGGCATGTCACAATAaaaggacgaagaagaagaagaagaaggagaaggaggttTGTGGGTTATGGTCGTTGCCAGATGAGGTGGTTGTAAACTGCTTGGCTCAGTTGTCGAGATTGGACCTCGCGGCTTTAGCTATCGCCTCCAAGAGTCACCGGTCTCTGGTGGTTTCCTCTGAGGTCACGAAATTGAGATGGCAGATGGGTTGCGTCGAGCAATATGTCTACGTATGCTTGCGCATCTTTCCAGAACCAAGCCCACGCTGGTTCATCCTCCACCCCATACAACGTTGGCTGAAACCCATCCATATGGACTTTTATGATCAGGCTCCGAAATCAGGCTCCGCTTTCGTGCCGATGTCTTATGGGATCTATATCATCGGTGGACTCGTAGACGGCAAGCCCACTTCGGAAGTCTCGTATTTCAATTGTTTCAAGCACAAATGGTACCTCATGCATCCCATGAAGATGGCTCGTGCTTCCCCATCTGCAAGCCTGATGTTGACAGACTCAGGCGGCTGCAAGATATATGTGTTTGGAGGGCTCGCGGATGATGTAGCTGATTCCTCAAACTGGGCAGAGGTGTACGACATCTCCACCAACACTTGGGATTTCTTGTTTGTGTTCACGCCCAAGATGCCCCTCAATATCCAACAAAGCGTGTTGATGAATATTAgtaaagaggaggaggaggtttaCGCAGTGGATGAGGATGGTCAAAACTTCTCCTTCTCACCAAGTAAATGTATGTTTGTGGCAAGGGGCAACACAGATTCCATGCCAGGACACATTTACAGAAATGATTGGTGTGTCATTGGGAAATTCTTATTCTGTCGTAGCACCCGCGGGAGAATACTGTGGTGTTTGCCCTATGACTTGCATTGGAAGGAAGTGAAGGGTTTGGAACAACTCCGACAATGGTGTTCTTATATCACCAAACTCTGCACCAGCCCTGCTGGGAAGATTGTCATTTTCTCAAAACCGCATCCCCACAGTCTCGAGCTTTTCTCCACCGAGATTTCCATTTCCCTTGGGAAAGGCAAACGCAATAGACACGAGATTTGGGGGAAGATTGAGTGGTCTGGTGCTGTCTTCAAACTTGATCCTCTCACAGACTCATCATATAGCTTTAATGTCTTATATGCAAATTATGTCCATATCTGA
- the LOC104732053 gene encoding DEAD-box ATP-dependent RNA helicase 1, giving the protein MGRDKEDAAEREIDSVVPWMRAPIDVSNVETCALETLPCLNPRLKKAMEEMGISSLFPVQVSVWHETIGPGGFERDICVNSPTGSGKTLSYALPIVQILASRPVRCLRALVVLPTRDLALQVKDVFDAIAPAVGLTVGSAVGQSSIAGEISQLIKTPKLDAGICFDPDDLSQNLESAVDILVATPGRLMDHINNTKGFTLEHLRYLVVDETDRLLREAYQSWLPTVLQLTQASDDGLFPTAFVPSAFGALQTVRRQSVERGFKGKPYPRLVKMVLSATLTQDPSKLIQLDLHHPLFMTTGGSRYRLPEKLECLRLICETGMKPVYLVALLKSWEGEKCIIFTSSVETTRRLCKLLNFFGDANIKAKEYSGGLNQSVRSKELKAFRKGDIQVLVASDALTRGMDVKGVTNVINYDMPPFAKTFIHRAGRTARAGQAGRCFTLLSNHEVRRFSKLLKKVGSDSCPIYPISPTSLDSIRATYTPALEKLKELVESEAPKKGRQAFRHNSRTGNSQTKFNKTTSDT; this is encoded by the exons ATGGGAAGAGATAAAGAGGATGCGGcggagagagagattgattctGTTGTTCCATGGATGAGAGCTCCGATTGACGTCAGCAATGTCGAAACCTGTGCTCTCGAAACCCTCCCTTGCCTTAATCCCAG GTTGAAGAAGGCAATGGAGGAGATGGGTATCTCTTCACTTTTTCCAGTGCAAGTTTCAGTTTGGCATGAGACAATAGGGCCAGGTGGTTTCGAAAGAGACATCTGTGTTAACTCTCCAACAGGAAGTGGCAAGACTCTCTCTTATGCTTTACCAATTGTGCAAATCCTTGCTTCTCGTCCTGTCAGATGCCTCCGTGCTTTAGTCGTTTTGCCCACTCGTGATTTAGCCTTGCAG GTTAAGGATGTGTTTGATGCTATAGCTCCAGCTGTGGGATTAACTGTTGGTTCAGCTGTGGGTCAATCTTCTATAGCTGGTGAAATCTCACAGCTCATTAAGACGCCTAAACTTGATGCGGGGATATGCTTTGATCCTGACGATCTTTCCCAAAACCTTGAGAGTGCTGTGGACATATTGGTAGCAACACCAGGAAGGCTGATGGATCATATCAACAACACCAAGGGATTTACGCTTGAGCATTTGCGTTACCTT GTTGTTGATGAAACCGACAGATTGCTAAGGGAAGCTTATCAATCATGGCTACCAACTGTTCTGCAACTTACTCAGGCATCTGACGATGGCCTATTTCCTACAGCGTTTGTTCCTTCCGCTTTTGGTGCTCTGCAGACTGTTCGTAGACA AAGTGTGGAAAGAGGTTTCAAGGGTAAACCATATCCAAGGTTGGTGAAGATGGTATTATCAGCTACATTGACGCAGGATCCAAGCAAGCTTATTCAGCTTGACCTGCATCATCCGTTATTCATGACAACTGGAGGAAGCCGATACAGACTACCCGAGAAGTTGGAATGCCTTAGACTG ATTTGTGAAACCGGGATGAAGCCTGTATATTTAGTTGCTCTCCTAAAATCATGGGAAGGTGAAAAGTGTATCATCTTCACATCCTCCGTAGAGACTACTCGTCGTCTATGCAAGTTACTCAACTTTTTCGGTGACGCAAACATAAAAGCAAAAGAGTATTCAGGTGGTCTGAACCAATCAGTTCGAAG CAAAGAATTAAAGGCCTTTAGAAAAGGCGATATCCAAGTTCTTGTTGCGTCTGATGCTCTAACACGTGGAATGGATGTTAAAGGGGTAACAAATGTCATAAACTATGATATGCCTCCCTTTGCAAAGACCTTCATCCATCGTGCTGGGCGGACAGCTAGAGCAGGCCAGGCTGGGCGGTGCTTCACATTGCTGAGTAATCATGAG gtAAGGCGTTTCTCAAAGCTCCTGAAGAAAGTTGGGAGTGATTCATGTCCTATCTATCCGATCTCGCCCACTTCATTAGATTCCATTCGTGCCACTTACACACCCG CTCTAGAGAAGCTCAAGGAGTTGGTTGAGTCAGAAGCACCCAAGAAAGGAAGACAAGCTTTTAGGCACAATTCAAGAACCGGAAACTCCCAAACCAAATTCAACAAAACGACATCAGACACATAG